In one Magallana gigas chromosome 7, xbMagGiga1.1, whole genome shotgun sequence genomic region, the following are encoded:
- the LOC136270300 gene encoding uncharacterized protein: MKHLLRSSFIPVIFVLVRDLSLVLGQPQVFSFTPRRGTSCRPSEFHCGNGTCIPDEWVCDRDSNCVDGYDESDSLCDTKKHRRVCYYTNWAQYREAPARFTPEDINPDLCTHLIYAFAELRGAQIEPSEWNDPQMYRNHEHSLVHSKPIYG, translated from the exons ATG AAACATTTACTGAGATCATCTTTTATTCCGGTCATTTTTGTCCTTGTTCGAGATCTAAGCCTCGTTTTAGGACAACCTCAAG TTTTCAGCTTCACCCCCAGACGTGGGACGAGTTGTCGCCCCTCTGAGTTCCACTGCGGTAATGGGACCTGTATCCCCGACGAGTGGGTGTGTGACAGGGACAGCAACTGTGTGGACGGGTACGACGAGTCCGACAGTCTCTGTG ACACAAAGAAACATAGACGAGTGTGTTACTATACCAACTGGGCCCAGTATCGAGAGGCCCCAGCAAGGTTCACCCCCGAGGACATCAATCCAGATCTATGTACACACCTGATTTACGCCTTCGCCGAATTGAGGGGAGCTCAGATAGAACCCAGCGAGTGGAACGACCCACAAATGTACCGTAACCACGAACATTCATTGGTCCATTCAAAACCCATATATGGATAG
- the LOC136270301 gene encoding transmembrane protein 26-like produces the protein MSAEGKRDIEAVEFETDTEISKRKLSLLHVIKAIAVRVLLMTHSLVTIWRTVDVLDDKWYWFLAAANVFLIIDGFYTIFRLKGQERKWFCPCFLFYLCGTIPALWLLEMDRIKKYDALNSNENITSEVQELTNIEGITIPIKLDPDTWREVLEQSMLFLLIIGRWMLPRGTLTRDQLSQLLFVYIGSASDVMELFVVFEEPEVRADTALTYAIFCVWTLSLFQFTLVLTATRDRRRSQAVIEDGEGNQTFEKRQGCGFCSCGKLFELELWSLMISIMIMDIPFLAVRGYALGRFQLITFGILFFVCKNLLMIALLLYRIIVVCRKSCRLP, from the exons ATGTCTGCAGAAGGAAAGAGAGACATTGAAGCAGTCGAGTTTGAGACTGATACTGAAATTTCTAAGAGAAAACTTTCATTGTTGCACGTGATAAAAGCGATTGCTGTTCGGGTGCTGCTGATGACCCACAGTTTGGTGACCATTTGGCGGACGGTTGACGTTCTGGATGATAAGTGGTACTGGTTTCTGGCGGCCGCAAACGTCTTTTTGATTATCGATGGATTCTACACTATTTTCAGACTGAAGGGACAAGAACGAAAATG GTTCTGCCCCTGTTTCCTGTTCTATCTCTGCGGTACTATTCCAGCTCTGTGGCTCCTGGAGATGGACCGTATCAAAAAGTACGACGCGTTGAACAGTAACGAAAACATCACCAGCGAGGTTCAGGAACTAACCAATATTGAAGGA ATTACCATTCCTATTAAACTAGACCCGGATACTTGGAGAGAGGTGCTGGAGCAATCCATGTTGTTCCTTCTGATCATAGGAAGATGGATGCTTCCTAGGGGGACCTTGACGCGAGATCAACTCTCTCAGCTCCTGTTTGTGTATATCGGGTCCGCCTCTGATGTAATGGAGCTCTTCGTGGTGTTCGAGGAACCGGAAGTTCGTGCGGATACTGCCCTGACGTACGCCATATTTTGTGTATGGACGTTAAGTTTGTTCCAGTTTACGCTGGTTTTGACCGCTACAAGAGACAGGAGACGATCACAGGCTGTGATAGAGGATGGCGAGGGGAATCAGACGTTCGAAAAACGACAAGGCTGTGGGTTTTGCTCATGTGGGAAACTTTTCGAATTGGAACTTTGGAGTTTAATGATTTCCATCATGATCATGGATATTCCTTTTTTGGCTGTAAGAGGCTACGCCTTAGGTCGCTTCCAGTTGATCACTTTTGGGATATTATTTTTCGTTTGCAAGAACTTACTGATGATTGCTCTTCTGCTTTACCGAATTATTGTCGTCTGCCGTAAAAGTTGTCGTCTGCCATAA